Proteins found in one Pseudorasbora parva isolate DD20220531a chromosome 11, ASM2467924v1, whole genome shotgun sequence genomic segment:
- the foxi3b gene encoding forkhead box protein I3-B, with the protein MTSYESQGQSPTRCGPQFPSLGQEPPELSLYSDSYYPPPSLPSPQRANPSSYELGDYAASSPNPYLWFNSPGLNNAPYLGGAPGPAGPPFVPQHYGMQRPYLGPGGPGVPAGDLSWFSMPSQEDLMKLVRPPYSYSALIAMAIHGAPDRRLTLSQIYQYVADNFPFYNKSKAGWQNSIRHNLSLNDCFKKVPRDEDDPGKGNYWTLDPNCEKMFDNGNFRRKRKRKSDSLPEKSGSGAILSSESGDSNGRGSPKNQSVNISTSPEKGPSPSSTGPSPCLSNFLTEMSGVTAGSLDMEGDPLSRPFTLSLPVDGAQRASQAAGFSTYSPSSAVSEWASPLPPPPPISPSASHSTLGYNGPTLSQFNGHFYPGLSSTGILYPREGTEV; encoded by the exons ATGACATCCTATGAATCTCAAGGTCAGTCTCCGACGAGATGTGGGCCTCAGTTCCCTagcttgggacaggaacctccAGAATTGAGTCTGTACAGCGACAGCTACTATCCCCCTCCATCACTGCCGAGTCCACAGCGAGCGAACCCTTCCTCATATGAACTCGGAGACTATGCTGCCTCATCGCCTAACCCCTACCTGTGGTTCAACAGCCCTGGGCTGAACAACGCTCCTTACCTGGGTGGAGCGCCTGGCCCTGCAGGACCTCCTTTTGTTCCCCAGCACTACGGCATGCAAAGGCCCTATTTGGGACCTGGGGGACCTGGTGTTCCTGCTGGTGATCTGAGCTGGTTCTCCATGCCCTCTCAAGAGGATCTTATGAAGCTGGTCAGGCCACCTTATTCATACTCTGCTCTTATTGCGATGGCCATTCATGGAGCACCGGATCGCCGCCTCACTCTAAGTCAGATTTATCAGTATGTTGCAGACAACTTCCCTTTTTATAACAAGAGCAAAGCGGGATGGCAGAACTCTATTCGTCACAACCTCTCACTGAACGACTGTTTTAAAAAGGTTCCACGAGATGAAGATGATCCAG GTAAGGGCAATTACTGGACCTTAGATCCAAACTGTGAAAAAATGTTTGACAACGGCAACTTCAGACGCAAGAGGAAGAGAAAGTCTGACAGCCTCCCAGAGAAGAGCGGTTCTGGAGCGATTCTGAGCTCTGAGTCAGGAGACAGTAACGGCAGGGGCAGCCCGAAAAATCAATCCGTTAACATTTCCACTTCGCCTGAAAAGGGCCCTTCACCCTCATCCACGGGTCCATCGCCATGCTTGAGCAACTTTCTGACTGAGATGTCTGGGGTCACGGCTGGCTCACTTGACATGGAAGGAGATCCCCTGAGTCGTCCCTTTACGCTCAGTCTGCCAGTGGACGGAGCGCAGAGAGCCTCGCAAGCCGCGGGTTTTAGCACCTACTCTCCCAGCTCTGCTGTGTCCGAGTGGGCATCACCTCTGCCTCCACCGCCACCCATTTCCCCATCGGCTTCCCACTCCACTTTAGGCTACAACGGGCCTACTCTCAGTCAGTTTAATGGGCATTTCTACCCTGGTTTGAGCTCGACGGGTATTCTTTACCCCCGGGAGGGTACAGAGGTATAG
- the syce3 gene encoding synaptonemal complex central element protein 3 encodes MSDDISSVQLREDFGRESLQLNQHLEKMTEQMENISVNLSWMAYDMVVLRTNPDLAESLKSLGMEFLKCNDVICGPTDGHDKKCHPQDAQEHNTPQE; translated from the exons ATGTCTGACGATATTTCGAGTGTGCAGTTACGTGAGGACTTCGGTCGTGAGAGTTTACAACTGAACCAACATTTGGAGAAGATGACTGAACAAATGGAAAATATTTCAG TGAATTTGTCTTGGATGGCCTATGATATGGTTGTACTCCGCACCAATCCAGATCTGGCTGAATCCCTCAAGAGTCTGGGAATGGAGTTTCTCAAGTGCAACGACGTCATCTGTGGTCCCACAGATGGACatgataaaaaatgtcatcctcAAGATGCTCAAGAACACAATACCCCCCAAGAATAG